TTCTGGTAAAATAACCTGCTTATCAGGATCTTGATCAGGAAACTTGCCAAGAGCATAAACATTTCGAATCAGGGGATCTGAATCATGTAGTAAAGCCATAAACTCATCGTAACAAGTTTGTCCCGGAATTTTGGGATGGCATTGATCGAAGTGCATTTTCTCGATAGGAGTACCATGGGGATAAAAAGTTCCCGCGATTTCAACACCTCCCACAGGTGCCACCGGCTGCTCAAGGCACTTTTCTTTGACATTCGTGCATTCCCAACCACTAACAGTGATACAACGAGTTTTTCCATATTGGTCAAGAATTGTTTGGGTTTTATCGGGCTCGACTATTGGAAATGCATCTCGAAAGGCCCCAGATAGAGTAGAAGGATTTGAAAGCGCCAGAAACTTCTTGGCCTGGGTATTTGCCAGCTTGTACTTATCTTCCAGATTTGGTGCTGTAGCTTCATCAAACCAGAATAACACGTGCGGTGAATGAGCGCCTCGAAAACCTTCGATATGCTGTGGATTAGCCAGCGTAATTGAATGTTGTTTGTTATCATATACACCAGAAATTTGCAGTGCCCCCGGAGGTTTGATTGCCATCTCCCGCCACCATTTATCGACTTCCCCAAAGGCAATTTTTTGTGCCATTTTCATGGAATCACGGGTTATGATTATTTTGGCATCGCTCCAGATATGAAAGTAAATACAACAGGCAATACCGGCCGCCGCACCTTTCCCACACCCGGTATTTCCCTTGACAAATACACGCCGAATTGTGGGATCAAACAGGGACTCGAGAATATCCCACTGCCATTCATCCAACTGAACTGCGGGCCACTGAAATTTGACATAAGGACGGATTTTTCCAACACGTGCCTGATCAATCGCCTGCATTAATTCAGTCTTTTTCTGTTTTTGCTGAGCACGAGTTCTCTGTTCCCGCTCTAAGTCAAGCATTGAGCCTTTACTAGAGGCTGCCAAACGCTTCACCATCTATTTCTATCGATACTTCTGTAGATAGAACTTGACGTCATCGGCATGTCGTATCTCTCCTCTCCATCACTCCACTGAGTCTCTAATCATTTTGTTTAGCAATTCAGACTGAAAACCACTCATCATCCTTGCCTTTGGCGTGTGCTCGTCAAGATAATCTATGTTTGCTTGTTTTTACCTGAACTGAAAATTGTAAAGTACACAAATGCTAATCGAATACGTTCTTTATTGGAGCAAGAACATGAAAGTCGCTTTCACTGCCATCATACTTACCGCTCTCTTGATCCCCATTCACCCTACCTTTGCTGAAAATGACGTAAAAATCATACCAGATGTCGTTTATGGTCATAAATATGGAATGGCCCTGACGTTTGATGTTTACCAGCCTCAAAAACAGGCGAATGGGGCTGCTGTACTATTTATGGTAAGCGGCGGTTGGTATTCAAAATGGACGGATCCTAAAAACATGCTCGGCTGGTTTAAGCCCTTACTTGATGAAGGCTTTACTGTTTTTTCCGTCAGGCATGGTAGCAGTCCTAAATTTATCATTCCGGAAGTCGTGGATGATGTTCGCCGTAGCGTGCGATTTATTCGACTTCACTCAAATGAATATGGAGTCCGTCCCGATCAGCTCGGCGTCTGGGGAGGAAGTGCCGGTGGCCATTTATCTTTGGTCCTGGGAACAACTTCAGATGAAGGAAACCCAAAAGCAAAGGACAAAGTCTTGCAAAGCAGTGATCGTGTGGCTGCCGTCGCCGCCTACTACCCTCCGACTGATTTACGAGAGTTTGTTGATGAAAAGTCACCTTATTATCACCGCTTTCCAGCGCTCCAGTTTGATGCAGATCTGGCAGATGACTTCTCTCCTTTACTGCATGTTTCGCAGGATGATCCGCCGACATTGCTCATTCATGGAGATCAGGACAAGCTTGTTCCCATCAGTCACAGCAAAAACATCATGAAACAGTTTCAGACACAAAAGGTGCCTGCAGAGCTACTGATCATTGAGAATGCAGCTCATGGATTTAAGGGGGACGACCATACCCGCGCCAGTGATGCTGTTGTGAAATGGTTTAAACAACACTTGCTGCCGCAATAAATCAATGTACTCGAACCACCTGTGATGGAAGATTAAAACTCCGCATTTTTCGGAGTTCGGGGAAATGGAATACAGTCTCGAATATTGGTCATTGAAGTGATCAATTGAATCAGGCGCTCAAATCCTAGACCAAATCCGGAATGAGGGACCGTGCCATATTTTCGCAAGTCGGTGTACCACCAATAATCATCCGGATTTAATCCCCCCTCTTTCATCCGATCAATCAGTACATCGTAACGTTCCTCACGCTGGCTTCCGCCAATAATCTCACCAACACCCGGCACAAGCACATCCATCGCACAAACGGTCTTTCCATCATCATTACAGCGCATATAAAACGGTTTGATCGTTCGCGGATAATTGTAAACAATGACCGGCTGTTTGAAATGTTCCTCTGTTAGAAATCGTTCATGCTCTGACTGCATGTCACTTCCCCACTCAATGGGATAGTCAAATTTCTTCCCGCTGGACTTCACAATATCAATCGCTTCCGTGTAAGTAATACGGATGAATTCATTGCCTGTGATATTCCTCAGTGTTTCAAGCGTTGTTTTGTCAATCCGTTGATTAAAGAAGTCCATGTCTTCCGAACAGTTTTCAAGCACATCTCCAATGACTGTCCTGACAAAGCTTTCTGCCAGCGCCATATTATCTTGGAGGTCGTAAAAGGGCATTTCAGGCTCAACCATCCAAAACTCAGCCAGATGACGAGATGTATTTGAGTTCTCAGCTCTAAAAGTGGGGCCAAAGGTATAACATTCCCCTATTGAGGTTGCGAATATTTCAGCTTCCAACTGACCACTCACTGTCAACGAAGCAGGTTTGCCAAAAAAGTCCTGAGAAAAATCCATCTCTGTTTGAACTTGTGCAAGTCGTTCCAGATTGAGTGTGGTAACCTGAAACATCTCCCCTGCACCTTCACAATCACTAGTGGTGATAATGGGAGTTTGAATATAAACAAATCCGCGCGACTGAAAAAAACGATGAATCGCGGCTGCCGCCTCATTACGAACTCGTGTAATCGCGCCAAAGGTATTCGTTCGAGGGCGTAAGTGCGCAATCTCTCTCAAAAATTCAAAGCTATGTCGCTTTTTCTGTAGTGGATATGTATCGGGGTCTGCGGTACCGTATAAAATAAAAGATTCTGCGTGTAATTCAATTCGTTGATTTTTGCCAGGTGATTCATTCACTTTTCCTGTCACGGAAATACTGGCGCCCGTAGTAACATCCTTAATCGTGGTTTCATAATCCGGTACGCTCTGATCAATGACAATCTGCAAGTTGGTCATACAACTGCCATCGTTTAGTTCAACAAAGGAAAAACCACTCTTGGAATCTCGACGTGTGCGAACCCAACCCGAGACCTTGATTGTTTCTCCAGGTTGAGCTGTGCTTAAGGCTGCTTTTATTTTCGACCGGATCATACGAGAGGAACTTTCCTGATTTGAATTCGTGACACTACGACACGACTAATTTTGGGAAATTCAGGACAGCCATCACTTGTTTCTCGAGGGCTGTTCAAGGAATGCTTTCTAATGAGCTCACAAAAACGGTTTCCTTTTTTAATATGCCGTTTAGAATCTGTAAACTGTAATCCTGGGGACTGGTCAATGATTGTCCTTTTCCGTCAGAGATTTCTATTCAACAAAATCACAAAAAAAGCACTTTTTGCATCTTTATAGACAAAAAGCCCTCA
This genomic interval from Gimesia alba contains the following:
- a CDS encoding alpha/beta hydrolase, translating into MKVAFTAIILTALLIPIHPTFAENDVKIIPDVVYGHKYGMALTFDVYQPQKQANGAAVLFMVSGGWYSKWTDPKNMLGWFKPLLDEGFTVFSVRHGSSPKFIIPEVVDDVRRSVRFIRLHSNEYGVRPDQLGVWGGSAGGHLSLVLGTTSDEGNPKAKDKVLQSSDRVAAVAAYYPPTDLREFVDEKSPYYHRFPALQFDADLADDFSPLLHVSQDDPPTLLIHGDQDKLVPISHSKNIMKQFQTQKVPAELLIIENAAHGFKGDDHTRASDAVVKWFKQHLLPQ
- the asnS gene encoding asparagine--tRNA ligase codes for the protein MIRSKIKAALSTAQPGETIKVSGWVRTRRDSKSGFSFVELNDGSCMTNLQIVIDQSVPDYETTIKDVTTGASISVTGKVNESPGKNQRIELHAESFILYGTADPDTYPLQKKRHSFEFLREIAHLRPRTNTFGAITRVRNEAAAAIHRFFQSRGFVYIQTPIITTSDCEGAGEMFQVTTLNLERLAQVQTEMDFSQDFFGKPASLTVSGQLEAEIFATSIGECYTFGPTFRAENSNTSRHLAEFWMVEPEMPFYDLQDNMALAESFVRTVIGDVLENCSEDMDFFNQRIDKTTLETLRNITGNEFIRITYTEAIDIVKSSGKKFDYPIEWGSDMQSEHERFLTEEHFKQPVIVYNYPRTIKPFYMRCNDDGKTVCAMDVLVPGVGEIIGGSQREERYDVLIDRMKEGGLNPDDYWWYTDLRKYGTVPHSGFGLGFERLIQLITSMTNIRDCIPFPRTPKNAEF